A DNA window from Daucus carota subsp. sativus chromosome 3, DH1 v3.0, whole genome shotgun sequence contains the following coding sequences:
- the LOC108211731 gene encoding glutamate receptor 1.4, whose protein sequence is MHIHRTCHKNCIYTIIMEGGRNYRFTTTFHSFCALLIFFSLNFRYSHSEKEFAVGVILDTGSWNGRMVNSCIMIAASDFYNINGHYQTRIVTQIIDSKGDPLKALEAVQDLLKKNVGALFLGPEMSLDGTLLALLSEKAKVPMFSLGGSLTSSDEYPYFFQLSHSEALQSKATAALVESFQWKTVNFICEDSEFKSGVLSHLFEYFQEKSIQIGHISALSSMISDDGIRAQLNKLMSMQTKIFVVHMSPSLASRLFLSVKSLGMMSEGYAWILTDKTRNFINSEELMQQMEGALALKPYVPPSIKLQNLTLRWRKEFQDEGPFMNVKELSPSCVWAYDAIWVLAGAVEGAYTKQYPKLAEEHSSESKKILMKELVKTRLKGISGDFQIVNWTVSLLKAFEIVNVIREGERRVGFWEKGVGITSEIMHSSLSSNDLKVIIWPGGSITAPRVAWPRGKKLSVGIPKKNSFTEFISLEYDIHSNTTRALGFCADVFEAALEALQYEVPIEYIPFVDANGESKGTYTDLLYQIYLEKYDAVVGDVTITNNRSHFVDFTIPYTDIGVGTITKVKENKDMWIFTKPVGADLCLITAVFFILTAIVIWFIEKPFNKEFQGSLYQQIGTIFLSTLFLSSRQKLSSNLSRFVMFIWVILVLILTSSYTATLASLLTVQQIGLASRGANVGYQTDSFVERAIASNLNFMDYSLRPYSSAEEYADALSKGSKNGGVDGIIDEMPYIKAFLSKYSPDYAMVDSASTTNGFSFAFRKGSPLVPEISRAIAKLREEGTLDTLEKKWYNKPSSLVNQELPPKPQVLKVDSFGGLFVIGGVSLGLALFARIFYIIRSKLNIYNYMFQTLASGNLAIMLRHMISSSELKETTHV, encoded by the exons ATGCATATACACAGAACTTGTCATAAAAACTGCATATATACGATAATAATGGAGGGAGGGAGGAACTACAGATTCACGACCACTTTCCACTCATTTTGTGCACTACTAATTTTCTTTAGTCTTAATTTCCGCTACTCACATTCAGAAAAGGAGTTTGCAGTAGGAGTAATTCTTGACACGGGATCCTGGAACGGGAGGATGGTTAATAGCTGCATTATGATAGCAGCTTCTgatttttacaatataaatGGTCACTACCAAACTAGGATTGTTACCCAGATCATTGATTCAAAGGGAGATCCACTGAAAGCTCTGGAAGCAG TTCAAGATCTATTGAAAAAGAATGTTGGTGCCCTATTTTTGGGACCAGAGATGTCTCTTGATGGAACGCTGCTGGCCTTGCTGAGCGAAAAAGCTAAAGTTCCCATGTTTTCTTTGGGTGGAAGCCTGACATCCTCTGACGAATATCCTTATTTTTTTCAGCTATCACACAGTGAAGCACTGCAATCTAAAGCCACTGCCGCACTTGTAGAATCATTTCAGTGGAAGACTGTGAACTTCATATGTGAAGATTCAGAATTTAAGTCAGGGGTTCTTTCTCATTTGTTTGAATACTTCCAAGAGAAAAGTATCCAAATTGGTCACATAAGTGCACTTTCATCCATGATTAGTGATGATGGAATCCGTGCACAACTGAATAAGCTTATGAGTATGCAAACAAAAATATTTGTGGTGCATATGTCACCTTCTCTTGCGTCTCGTCTTTTCTTAAGTGTGAAAAGTTTAGGAATGATGAGTGAAGGATATGCTTGGATTTTGACTGATAAGACAAGGAATTTCATCAATTCTGAGGAACTCATGCAACAAATGGAAGGGGCATTGGCTTTAAAGCCTTATGTTCCACCATCAATCAAGCTGCAAAATCTCACTTTAAGATGGAGGAAAGAATTTCAAGATGAAGGCCCTTTTATGAATGTCAAGGAGTTAAGTCCTTCTTGTGTGTGGGCATATGATGCTATCTGGGTACTAGCAGGGGCAGTTGAAGGGGCGTATACTAAACAATATCCAAAATTAGCTGAAGAACACAGCTCAGAATCGAAAAAAATACTAATGAAGGAATTAGTCAAAACAAGGCTCAAGGGCATCAGTGGTGACTTCCAAATTGTAAATTGGACAGTCTCACTTTTAAAGGCCTTTGAAATAGTGAATGTAATAAGAGAAGGTGAAAGAAGAGTAGGGTTTTGGGAAAAGGGAGTTGGCATTACCAGTGAAATAATGCATTCATCCCTGTCCAGTAATGATCTTAAAGTAATAATCTGGCCAGGAGGGTCCATAACCGCTCCACGAGTTGCTTGGCCTAGAGGGAAAAAATTAAGTGTAGGCATTCCTAAAAAAAACAGTTTCACTGAATTTATAAGCCTGGAATATGATATTCACAGTAATACAACTAGAGCACTGGGGTTTTGTGCAGATGTATTTGAAGCTGCTCTTGAGGCCTTACAATATGAAGTACCTATTGAATACATCCCATTTGTAGATGCTAATGGAGAAAGTAAAGGCACTTATACTGATCTCTTGTATCAGATTTATCTTGAG AAATATGATGCTGTCGTGGGGGATGTAACAATCACGAACAACAGATCACATTTTGTGGATTTTACAATTCCATACACAGACATAGGCGTTGGaacaattacaaaagtaaaagagAACAAAGACATGTGGATCTTCACAAAGCCAGTTGGTGCAGATCTCTGTCTCATAACTGCTGTTTTCTTTATACTTACTGCAATTGTCATTTGGTTTATTGAGAAACCTTTTAATAAAGAATTTCAAGGTTCACTATATCAGCAGATCGGAACAATCTTCCTTTCAACTCTTTTTCTAAGCAGCA GACAAAAGTTGTCAAGTAATTTGTCCAGATTTGTGATGTTCATTTGGGTAATTCTGGTTCTTATATTGACTTCAAGTTACACTGCAACATTGGCTTCATTGCTGACGGTTCAACAGATTGGATTAGCATCCAGAGGAGCTAATGTAGGGTATCAGACTGATTCCTTCGTTGAAAGAGCTATCGctagtaatttaaattttatggacTATTCGCTTCGTCCATACAGTTCAGCAGAAGAATATGCTGATGCTTTGTCCAAAGGAAGTAAAAATGGGGGTGTAGACGGTATAATTGATGAGATGCCATATATTAAAGCCTTCCTTTCGAAGTATTCTCCAGATTATGCCATGGTCGATTCTGCATCTACCACCAATGGCTTCAGCTTT GCCTTTAGGAAAGGTTCTCCATTGGTGCCGGAAATATCAAGGGCAATTGCGAAGCTAAGAGAAGAAGGAACCCTTGATACACTTGAGAAAAAATGGTATAATAAACCATCATCTTTAGTAAACCAGGAGCTACCGCCTAAGCCTCAAGTTCTCAAGGTTGATAGCTTTGGAGGATTATTTGTTATTGGTGGTGTATCTTTAGGTTTAGCCCTTTTTgcaagaatattttatattattcgcagtaaactaaatatttacaattacaTGTTTCAGACATTAGCTAGTGGCAATCTGGCCATCATGCTGAGGCATATGATTTCCAGTTCAGAATTGAAAGAGACGACGCATGTGTAA
- the LOC108211432 gene encoding uncharacterized protein LOC108211432, with amino-acid sequence MIHQLKKNTTTLFLTLLVASTLLLLAKSSPLQSSTTRSIYDILQAYGLPMGLLPKGVKDFSFDDSSGRFEVHLDQPCNAKFENELHYDQNISGKLTYGEMNGLSGILAQDLFLWFAVKEIRVDVPSSGLIYFDVGVVSKQFSLSSFETPRDCLAVQSSDLHHLHIHDETTLIKQPAASPYKTSSGNFRYQLGFKDLAMATL; translated from the exons ATGATTCATCAACTCAAGAAAAACACCACCACTCTGTTCCTCACACTTCTTGTTGCCTCAACCTTATTATTACTAGCAAAGTCTTCACCTTTACAATCATCAACCACAAGATCAATATATGATATTCTTCAAGCATATGGGTTGCCCATGGGCTTATTACCAAAGGGGGTTAAAGATTTCAGCTTTGATGATTCTAGTGGCAGATTTGAAGTCCATTTGGATCAACCTTGCAATGCTAAGTTTGAGAATGAATTACATTATGATCAAAATATTTCTGGGAAATTGACTTATGGTGAGATGAATGGATTGTCTGGAATCTTGGCTCAAGATTTGTTCTTGTGGTTTGCTGTCAAGGAAATTAGAGTTGATGTTCCTAGCTCTGGTTTGATTTACTTTGATGTTGGTGTCGTTTCTAAGCAGTTCTCTTTGTCTTCTTTTGAAACTCCAAGGGATTGTTTGGCTGTCCAGTCATCTGATCTGCACCACCTTCACATTCATGATGAGACCACCTTAATTAAACAACCTGCTGCTTCTCCTTATAAG ACTTCTTCTGGAAATTTTAGGTACCAACTTGGTTTCAAAGACTTGGCAATGGCTACTTTATGA
- the LOC108211799 gene encoding uncharacterized protein LOC108211799 produces the protein MYLTYKIQPTHPTLGNHQKKESNNTHKSNNTLQDSHYFPAYSNMDAELKKSHVPAFGSWDCNDDLPFTQCFESARQAGLLRYSYSEDRDLYVAGDLYQNDIVTPAMIVVPRRRTKAAAGKKEGWVVCECEHKYDVKQPPSPVAHHAPPPTYLPKAVDEDLYKISPDLLYANSKRKRGFGLFSCCLRPSCDL, from the exons ATGTATCTCACTTATAAAATCCAGCCTACCCACCCCACGCTTGGAAACCATCAAAAAAAAGAAAGCAACAACACACACAAAAGTAACAACACTCTCCAAGATTCACACTATTTTCCTGCATATTCAAACATGGATGCT GAGTTGAAGAAGAGCCATGTCCCAGCATTTGGAAGCTGGGACTGCAATGATGACCTTCCCTTCACTCAGTGCTTTGAATCAGCTAGACAAGCTGGCCTCCTGCGTTACAGCTACTCTGAGGACCGGGATTTGTACGTGGCTGGTGATTTGTACCAGAACGATATCGTCACTCCGGCTATGATTGTGGTTCCTCGTCGAAGG ACAAAAGCAGCAGCAGGGAAAAAAGAAGGATGGGTGGTATGTGAATGTGAGCACAAGTATGATGTGAAGCAACCACCGAGCCCTGTAGCTCATCATGCTCCACCACCAACTTACCTCCCCAAAGCTGTGGATGAGGATCTCTACAAGATTTCTCCTGACCTTCTCTACGCCAATTCCAAAAGG AAGAGGGGATTTGGTCTGTTTTCATGCTGCCTGAGGCCAAGCTGTGACTTGTGA
- the LOC108212988 gene encoding glutamate receptor 2.8-like: MSTKELSAYGLWAYDAVWALAKAVEGVDTQIDLKSIEGQSSESTSADSEVSHTGKILLDELVKTRIKGLSGDFKTVNRTVPILQAFEIVNVIREGERRVGFWAKGVGITRDIMHPASSNNDLKVIIWPGGSIVTPRGMHIKKLRVGIPHNTAFKEFISQENDPQTSMIRPIGFCVDVFQAALELLPYNVMYEFIPSANVTGETEGTYNDLLYQIYLQRIDAAVGDISITAERSLYVDFTTPYTDIGVGTIVKIKTNKDMWIFTKPIGADLCLMTAVFFILTALLIWVIEKPINKDFQGSPSEQLGTIFFSTLFFSSSEKLSSNLSRFVILIWALLVLILTSSYTATLASMLTVQQIGLASNAIVGYRTSSFVERNTVSNINYKDYRLRPYSSAEQYADALSKGSKNGGIDGILDEIPYIQAFLSKYSADYTMVDSASSTNGFGFAFPKGSSLVHDISRAIANLREDGRLEMLQKEWYNKPRSLVSQETLAKPQVLKIDRFGGLFLVTGVSLGLALIVIIYYFIRKKLNVNNYIFEKLANGNLAILMARLSR; this comes from the exons ATGAGCACGAAGGAGTTAAGTGCTTATGGATTGTGGGCATATGATGCTGTCTGGGCACTTGCAAAGGCAGTTGAAGGGGTGGATACTCAGATAGATTTAAAATCAATTGAAGGACAGAGCTCAGAATCAACATCTGCAGACTCCGAGGTCTCTCATACTGGCAAAATACTTCTAGATGAATTAGTAAAAACAAGAATCAAGGGATTAAGCGGTGACTTCAAGACTGTGAACAGGACAGTTCCAATCTTACAGGCATTTGAAATAGTGAACGTGATAAGAGAAGGCGAAAGAAGAGTAGGCTTTTGGGCTAAGGGTGTCGGCATTACTAGAGATATAATGCATCCAGCCTCATCAAATAACGATCTTAAAGTAATAATTTGGCCAGGAGGGTCCATAGTGACTCCGAGAGGAatgcatataaaaaaattaagagtcGGCATTCCCCACAACACAGCTTTCAAGGAATTTATAAGCCAGGAAAATGATCCTCAGACATCTATGATAAGACCCATTGGGTTTTGTGTAGATGTATTTCAAGCTGCTTTGGAGCTGCTACCTTATAATGTGATGTACGAATTCATCCCATCTGCAAATGTCACGGGAGAAACGGAAGGCACTTATAATGAtcttttatatcaaatttatcTTCAG AGAATTGATGCTGCTGTGGGGGATATAAGTATCACGGCAGAAAGATCACTATACGTTGACTTTACAACTCCATACACAGATATAGGCGTTGGAACAATTGTCAAAATAAAAACGAACAAGGACATGTGGATCTTCACAAAACCAATTGGCGCAGATCTCTGTCTTATGACTGCTGTTTTCTTTATACTTACTGCACTTCTCATTTGGGTTATCGAGAAACCTATAAATAAGGACTTCCAAGGTTCACCATCCGAGCAACTAGGAACAATCTTCTTCTCAACTCTATTTTTTAGCAGCA GTGAAAAGTTGTCAAGTAATTTGTCAAGGTTTGTGATCCTGATATGGGCACTTCTGGTTCTTATCTTGACTTCAAGTTACACTGCAACACTGGCTTCAATGCTGACAGTTCAACAGATTGGATTAGCATCAAATGCTATTGTAGGGTATCGGACAAGTTCCTTTGTGGAAAGAAATACAGTCAGTAACATAAATTACAAGGACTATAGGCTTCGTCCATATTCTTCAGCTGAACAATACGCTGATGCTTTGTCCAAGGGAAGTAAGAATGGTGGTATCGATGGTATACTTGATGAAATACCATATATTCAAGCCTTCCTTTCAAAGTATTCTGCGGACTATACCATGGTCGATTCTGCATCTAGCACTAATGGTTTTGGCTTC GCCTTTCCGAAAGGTTCTTCACTGGTGCATGATATATCCAGAGCAATTGCCAATTTAAGAGAAGATGGAAGACTTGAAATGCTGCAGAAAGAATGGTATAACAAACCACGATCTCTAGTGAGCCAAGAGACACTGGCTAAGCCTCAAGTTCTGAAAATTGATAGATTTGGTGGTTTATTTCTTGTTACTGGTGTTTCTTTAGGTTTAGCCcttattgttattatatattatttcattcgCAAAAAATTGAATGTCAACAATTACATATTTGAGAAGTTAGCTAATGGCAATCTGGCTATCCTGATGGCGCGCCTCTCCAGGTAA
- the LOC108211589 gene encoding uncharacterized protein At5g48480-like, which produces MAPEVAQNGAAHNGAVTKTATFSAMKPQLFVEASKANDAVEFYKAAFGAVEISRVTHPKRKADQELPLVISAQLKLGDSVFIVSDDSEAPLKSGTGSVFCLESEEIDVAVEKAVKAGGVSVGEVTEGEGACCGGRVGTVKDPYGNIWMICSPAKKAGADVEA; this is translated from the exons ATGGCACCAGAAGTAGCCCAGAACGGCGCCGCACACAACGGAGCTGTCACGAAGACGGCGACATTCTCGGCGATGAAGCCGCAGCTGTTCGTCGAGGCGTCGAAAGCAAACGACGCCGTTGAGTTCTATAAGGCCGCGTTTGGTGCTGTAGAGATCAGTCGCGTCACTCATCCGAAGCGTAAGGCTGACCAAGAGCTCCCTCTTGTCATCTCCGCTCAACTTAAGCTCGGCGACTCCGTTTTCATCGTCTCTGACGACTCTGAAGCTCC ATTGAAGAGCGGTACTGGAAGTGTTTTCTGTTTGGAGAGTGAGGAGATCGACGTAGCGGTCGAGAAGGCGGTGAAGGCCGGCGGCGTTAGCGTCGGAGAAGTGACAGAAGGCGAAGGCGCGTGCTGCGGAGGGCGCGTGGGGACGGTGAAGGATCCGTACGGCAATATCTGGATGATCTGCTCTCCTGCAAAGAAGGCTGGTGCTGACGTGGAAGCATAG
- the LOC108213706 gene encoding NAC domain-containing protein 105 has protein sequence MSNNLPAAAKVIVEEEIGDSLPPGYYFLPSAAQLIEEYLLQKILDLPMASNIVKIMDFVELIDPDQLNLEEFKYCKDKEGYYITKKAERKANEKTIIKTLTGHWKEYKSNIPISNNSQIVGYKSTFTFYQADGTETAWKLNEYTSNPDIVPVDALTDTVRAKIEEYVACRIHIKKVKLAEQVIYNEETVKDEDEDEDGEE, from the exons ATGAGTAATAATTTACCTGCTGCTGCAAAAGTCATAGTAGAAGAAGAGATTGGAGATAGTCTGCCTCCAGGCTATTATTTTCTTCCTTCTGCTGCACAATTAATTGAAGAGTACTTGCTTCAGAAAATCTTGGATCTTCCTATGGCGTCTAATATTGTTAAGATTATGGATTTCGTCGAGCTAATAGACCCCGATCAGCTTAATTTAG AAGAATTCAAGTACTGCAAAGACAAAGAGggttattatattacaaaaaaagcAGAAAGAAAGGCGAATGAGAAAACGATTATAAAGACACTTACGGGGCATTGGAAGGAATACAAATCAAATATTCCTATTTCTAACAACAGCCAAATTGTCGGGTACAAGAGCACTTTCACTTTTTACCAGGCAGATGGTACAGAAACAGCTTGGAAATTGAATGAATACACAAGCAATCCTGATATCGTGCCGGTTGATGCACTTACTGACACTGTTCGAGCTAAG ATAGAAGAATATGTAGCATGCAGAATTCACATCAAAAAAGTGAAATTAGCGGAACAAGTCATCTACAATGAAGAAACTGTAAAGGACGAAGACGAAGATGAAGATGGAGAAGAATAA
- the LOC108212987 gene encoding UDP-glucosyltransferase 29, with amino-acid sequence MDCMHKKLSVLMFPWLGHGHISPFLELGKKLAQRNFTIYLCSTLVNLKSIQKKVGFEESSIQLIELHLPNLPDLPPCHHTTNGLPSHLMPTLKQAFDMSKSSFFDILTKYKPDLLIYDFLQPWAPEAAFKLDIPAVQFITSSTAQTAVLFHAYKKPGVEFPCSKIYFRDYENANVEELRKSVDDHKRDRSNLVIDCIERSSKVVLIKGFKEIDDNYVKYLSSLCGKKVVPVGPLVQEPKVNAEDENLETIKWLEKKEKGSTVFVSFGSEYFLSDEDFEAIAQGLLHSEVNFIWVVRFPLGAEVSLEEKLRKIGFYDRVGGRGMVVEGWVPQAKILGHKNIGGFVSHCGWNSVIESMKFGVPIIAVPMHIDQPINARLVEEVGAGIEVLRSQDRKLEAEQVASVIRRVLEDEFVRGKVDDLSCQIKMKRDEEIDQVAKELKKLCVQRKHDVEAEVEPGCCKEILELMGRPNGWFAKFGKQLLNLPR; translated from the coding sequence ATGGATTGCATGCACAAGAAGCTCAGTGTTTTGATGTTCCCATGGCTAGGCCACGGTCACATATCACCTTTCTTAGAGCTAGGCAAGAAGCTTGCCCAACGAAATTTTACAATTTATCTCTGTTCCACACTAGTTAACCTCAAATCCATTCAGAAAAAAGTTGGTTTCGAGGAAAGTTCGATTCAACTCATCGAACTGCATCTCCCAAATTTGCCAGACCTCCCTCCTTGTCACCATACCACGAATGGGCTTCCTTCACACCTCATGCCTACTCTGAAACAGGCCTTTGACATGTCGAAAAGTAGCTTTTTCGACATTCTGACAAAGTACAAACCGGATTTgcttatttatgattttctgcAGCCGTGGGCGCCTGAGGCCGCTTTCAAGCTTGACATTCCTGCGGTGCAGTTCATCACTAGCAGCACTGCGCAGACCGCGGTTTTGTTCCATGCCTACAAGAAGCCGGGCGTGGAGTTTCCTTGCTCGAAGATTTATTTTCGGGATTATGAAAATGCCAATGTGGAGGAGTTGAGGAAATCGGTGGATGATCATAAGAGAGATCGCTCGAATCTTGTGATTGATTGCATTGAGAGGTCGAGTAAGGTGGTCTTGATCAAGGGGTTTAAGGAGATTGATGACAACTATGTGAAATATCTGTCTAGTTTGTGCGGGAAGAAAGTCGTTCCTGTCGGGCCTTTGGTTCAAGAGCCGAAGGTCAATGCTGAAGATGAGAATTTGGAGACGATAAAGTGGCTTGAGAAGAAGGAGAAGGGTTCGACTGTGTTTGTTTCGTTTGGGAGTGAGTACTTTCTGTCGGATGAGGATTTTGAAGCGATTGCACAAGGCTTGTTGCATAGTGAGGTGAATTTCATATGGGTGGTGAGGTTTCCTCTGGGGGCGGAAGTTAGTCTTGAAGAGAAATTGCGAAAAATTGGGTTTTATGACAGGGTAGGGGGGAGGGGAATGGTGGTGGAGGGTTGGGTGCCACAGGCTAAGATATTGGGACACAAAAATATTGGTGGCTTTGTGAGTCATTGCGGGTGGAACTCTGTGATTGAGAGCATGAAGTTTGGGGTGCCCATCATTGCAGTGCCGATGCACATTGATCAGCCCATCAATGCCAGGCTTGTTGAGGAAGTCGGTGCAGGGATCGAGGTGTTGAGAAGCCAGGACAGGAAGCTGGAAGCGGAGCAGGTGGCGAGTGTGATTCGACGAGTGCTGGAGGATGAGTTTGTGAGGGGGAAAGTGGATGATTTGAGTTGTCAGATCAAGATGAAAAGGGATGAAGAAATTGATCAAGTGGCGAAAGAGTTGAAGAAGCTGTGTGTGCAAAGGAAACATGATGTGGAAGCGGAAGTGGAACCGGGGTGCTGCAAGGAAATATTGGAGTTGATGGGTCGACCCAACGGGTGGTTCGCCAAGTTTGGGAAGCAGTTGCTTAATCTACCCAGGTAG
- the LOC108213252 gene encoding uncharacterized protein LOC108213252 — protein sequence MASLQVASPQAEEVSSDAEEQTVMTPPAQNFDIEKTVHVIDDDDIEQVEDDDDIEIIPRRDEGKQVEDLEDATDEEEEDIVGGKPAAQFDDDDDEDYEEPAGKGIRSRRFPDEDEDEE from the exons ATGGCTTCATTGCAG GTCGCTAGCCCACAGGCGGAAGAGGTGAGCAGCGATGCAGAAGAGCAGACAGTGATGACGCCACCCGCGCAAAATTTCGACATCGAAAAAACTGTTCACGTCATCGACGACGACGACATAGAACAAGTAGAAGACGACGACGACATAGAAATCATTCCGCGGCGTGACGAAGGAAAACAAGTGGAGGATCTCGAGGATGCaactgatgaagaagaagaggatATTGTTGGAGGGAAGCCAGCGGCTCAATTTGATGACGATGACGACGAAGATTACGAAGAACCTGCCGGAAAAGGCATCCGAAGCCGTCGCTTCCCCGACGAAGATGAAGATGAGGAATGA
- the LOC108210990 gene encoding probable sodium/metabolite cotransporter BASS3, chloroplastic produces MASSSLLTITHPLYKPILSKSPTSFQPKLNPPNSLSLKKISPLFRKSSNGGLSVLACSTSSPFIGKVGLFRREGNFTLLSFGTNPSYLSDLGDKEAANDDGSSQILSALLPFVVALTAVAALAQPSTFTWVSREMYAPALGGIMLSIGIKLSIEDFMLALKRPLPLSIGFVAQYVLKPALGVFLANIFGMSPMFYAGYVLMSCVAGAQLSSYASFLSKGDVALSILLTSSSTIASVLVTPLLTGLLIGSVVPVDAIAMSKSILQVVLVPITLGLVLNTYAKPVVSVIEPVMPIVAMICTSLCIGSPLAINQGTILSAEGLRLVGPVLSFHAIAFTVGYWISKVPLLRQEEEVCRTISLCTGMQSSTLAGLLATQFLGSSQAVPPACSVVAMAIMGLCLASFWGSGLRIRDLPSLLIQQTGSAAKA; encoded by the exons aTGGCATCATCATCACTCCTCACAATCACACACCCACTCTACAAACCAATCCTCTCCAAATCCCCAACCTCTTTCCAACCGAAATTAAACCCCCCCAATTCACTCTCTCTCAAAAAGATCTCACCTTTGTTCAGAAAGAGCTCAAATGGAGGCTTATCTGTATTGGCATGCTCAACATCCTCACCATTCATTGGCAAAGTTGGGTTGTTTAGAAGAGAAGGCAATTTTACATTGCTATCCTTTGGTACAAACCCTAGCTACTTATCTGATTTGGGTGACAAGGAAGCTGCAAATGATGATGGTTCTTCACAAATATTATCTGCTTTGCTTCCTTTTGTTGTGGCTCTCACTGCTGTGGCTGCTCTTGCTCAGCCCTCAACTTTCACTTG GGTCTCGCGAGAAATGTATGCCCCTGCTCTAGGAGGGATCATGTTATCGATTGGAATCAAACTAtctattgaagattttatgctCGCTCTTAAAAG GCCTTTACCATTATCCATTGGGTTTGTTGCTCAGTATGTGCTAAAGCCAGCTCTAGGGGTGTTTCTCGCAAACATTTTCGGGATGTCTCCAATGTTCTATGCTGGTTATGTCCTTATGTCTTGTGTTGCAGGGGCTCAGCTATCAAGCTACGCCAGCTTCTTAAGCAAAGGGGATGTTGCTTTGAGCATTCTCTTGACCAGCTCTAGCACCATCGCCTCCGTCCTTGTTACTCCTCTTCTCACTGGCCTTCTTATTGGTTCTGTTGTGCCAGTCGATGCAATCGCAATGTCAAAGTCAATTTTGCAG GTGGTTCTTGTTCCTATTACTCTTGGTCTAGTTCTCAACACCTATGCAAAGCCAGTCGTTTCTGTTATTGAACCAGTAATGCCAATCGTTGCAATGATCTGTACTTCACTTTGTATCGGAAGCCCCCTTGCAATCAACCAGGGAACAATTCTTTCTGCAGAGGGCCTCAGGTTGGTTGGACCTGTATTGTCGTTCCATGCTATAGCCTTCACTGTGGGCTACTGGATCTCTAAAGTTCCTCTTTTAAG GCAAGAAGAAGAAGTTTGCAGGACAATCTCTCTGTGCACTGGCATGCAAAGTTCAACACTTGCTGGTCTTCTTGCAACGCAGTTTCTGGGGAGCAGTCAAGCTGTTCCTCCAGCATGTTCAGTAGTGGCCATGGCTATCATGGGACTTTGTCTAGCCTCCTTTTGGGGAAGTGGCCTTAGGATCAGAGACTTACCGTCTCTACTCATCCAGCAAACAGGTTCAGCTGCCAAAGCATAA